Proteins from a genomic interval of Burkholderia cepacia GG4:
- the rpsL gene encoding 30S ribosomal protein S12, protein MPTINQLVRKGRQSETTKSKSPALQDCPQRRGVCTRVYTTTPKKPNSALRKVAKVRLTNGFEVISYIGGEGHNLQEHSVVLIRGGRVKDLPGVRYHMVRGSLDTQGVKDRKQARSKYGAKRAKAAK, encoded by the coding sequence ATGCCAACCATCAACCAACTGGTTCGCAAAGGCCGTCAGTCGGAAACGACGAAGAGCAAGAGCCCGGCCCTGCAGGACTGCCCCCAGCGTCGCGGCGTGTGCACCCGTGTGTACACGACGACGCCGAAGAAGCCGAACTCGGCACTCCGTAAGGTCGCCAAGGTTCGTCTGACGAACGGCTTCGAAGTGATTTCGTACATCGGCGGTGAAGGCCACAACCTGCAGGAACACTCGGTTGTGCTGATCCGCGGCGGCCGTGTGAAGGACTTGCCGGGTGTGCGTTACCACATGGTTCGCGGCTCGCTGGATACCCAGGGCGTCAAGGACCGTAAGCAAGCGCGCTCGAAGTACGGCGCGAAGCGTGCAAAGGCTGCCAAGTAA
- the rpsG gene encoding 30S ribosomal protein S7, whose protein sequence is MPRRREVPKREVLPDPKFGNVDVAKFMNMLMLSGKKSVAERIVYGAFEQIQTKGGKDPLEVFTVALNNVKPVVEVKSRRVGGANYQVPVEVRPSRRMALAMRWLREAAKKRSEKSMALRLAGELSEAAEGRGGAMKKRDEVHRMAEANRAFSHFRF, encoded by the coding sequence ATGCCGCGTCGTCGCGAAGTCCCCAAGCGGGAAGTGTTGCCGGATCCGAAGTTCGGTAACGTTGATGTTGCCAAGTTCATGAACATGCTGATGCTGTCCGGCAAGAAGTCGGTCGCAGAGCGCATCGTTTATGGCGCATTCGAACAGATCCAGACCAAGGGTGGCAAGGACCCGCTGGAAGTGTTCACGGTTGCGCTCAACAACGTGAAGCCGGTGGTCGAAGTGAAGAGCCGTCGCGTTGGTGGTGCCAACTATCAAGTTCCGGTCGAAGTGCGCCCGTCGCGTCGTATGGCATTGGCGATGCGCTGGCTGCGTGAGGCTGCGAAGAAGCGCAGCGAGAAGTCGATGGCTCTGCGCCTGGCAGGTGAACTCTCCGAAGCGGCCGAAGGCCGTGGCGGCGCGATGAAGAAGCGCGACGAAGTTCACCGCATGGCAGAAGCCAACCGCGCGTTCTCGCATTTCCGTTTCTAA
- the recQ gene encoding DNA helicase RecQ yields MSRALEILDEVFGYSAFRGQQGEIVEHVAGGGDCLVLMPTGGGKSLCYQIPALLRREAGQGAGIVVSPLIALMQDQVAALREVGVRAAYLNSTLSGAEAAATERALREGEIDLLYVAPERLMTGRFLDLLERAKIGLFAIDEAHCVSQWGHDFRPEYIQLSVLHERFPAVPRVALTATADAITRDEIIHRLALDDARVFVSSFDRPNIRYRIVEKDNARSQLLDFIRAEHTNADGTTDAGVVYCLSRRKVEETAEWLKAQGVRALPYHAGMEFEVRQKHQEMFQREEGVVMCATIAFGMGIDKPDVRFVAHLDLPKSVEGYYQETGRAGRDGMPANAWMAYGLGDVVQQRKMIDESDADDAHKRVQTSKLDALLGLCETISCRRVRLLNYFGEESRPCGNCDTCLEPPASWDATREAQMALSCVFRAQRASGFNFGSSHLIEILRGGRTEKVLQRGHDQLTTFGIGASLSEPEWRAIFRQLVAYGYLAVDHGGFGALVLTEAAKPVLKNEEKVTLRRYVKPQRTRQSSSRSGTRVDPTAGMGTRERARWDALRAWRAETAKTDGVPAYVIFHDATLAEIARNAPESIDDLRHIPGMGVRKLERFGDEIIDVVESA; encoded by the coding sequence ATGTCCCGCGCCCTCGAAATCCTCGACGAAGTCTTTGGTTATTCCGCATTTCGCGGCCAGCAGGGCGAGATCGTCGAACACGTCGCCGGCGGCGGCGATTGCCTCGTGCTGATGCCGACCGGCGGCGGCAAGTCGCTGTGCTACCAGATTCCGGCGCTGCTGCGCCGCGAGGCCGGGCAGGGCGCAGGCATCGTGGTGTCGCCGCTGATCGCGCTGATGCAGGACCAGGTCGCCGCGCTGCGCGAAGTCGGCGTCCGTGCGGCCTACCTGAACTCGACGCTGTCGGGTGCCGAGGCCGCGGCCACCGAGCGCGCGCTGCGCGAAGGCGAAATCGACCTGCTGTACGTCGCGCCGGAACGGCTGATGACGGGGCGCTTCCTCGACCTGCTCGAGCGCGCGAAGATCGGCCTGTTCGCGATCGACGAAGCGCACTGCGTGTCGCAATGGGGGCACGATTTCCGTCCGGAATACATCCAGCTGTCGGTGCTGCACGAGCGGTTTCCGGCGGTGCCGCGCGTTGCGCTGACGGCCACGGCCGACGCGATCACGCGCGACGAGATCATCCATCGTCTCGCGCTCGACGACGCGCGCGTGTTCGTGTCGAGCTTCGACCGCCCGAACATCCGCTACCGGATCGTCGAGAAAGACAACGCGCGCTCGCAGTTGCTCGACTTCATCCGTGCCGAACACACGAATGCCGACGGCACGACGGACGCGGGCGTCGTCTATTGCCTGTCGCGCCGCAAGGTCGAGGAAACGGCCGAGTGGCTGAAGGCGCAGGGCGTGCGCGCGCTGCCGTATCACGCCGGGATGGAGTTCGAGGTGCGGCAGAAGCACCAGGAAATGTTCCAGCGCGAAGAGGGCGTCGTGATGTGCGCGACGATCGCGTTCGGCATGGGGATCGACAAACCCGACGTGCGTTTCGTCGCGCACCTGGATCTGCCGAAGAGCGTCGAAGGCTACTACCAGGAAACGGGTCGCGCGGGCCGCGACGGGATGCCCGCGAACGCATGGATGGCGTACGGTCTCGGCGACGTCGTCCAGCAGCGCAAGATGATCGACGAGTCCGATGCGGACGACGCGCACAAGCGCGTGCAGACGTCGAAGCTCGATGCGCTGCTCGGGCTGTGCGAGACGATCTCGTGCCGCCGCGTGCGGCTGCTGAACTACTTCGGCGAAGAGAGCCGGCCGTGCGGCAACTGCGACACGTGCCTCGAGCCGCCCGCATCGTGGGATGCCACGCGCGAGGCGCAGATGGCGCTGTCTTGCGTGTTCCGCGCGCAGCGCGCGAGCGGCTTCAATTTCGGCTCGAGCCACCTGATCGAGATCCTGCGCGGCGGGCGCACGGAGAAGGTGTTGCAGCGCGGCCACGACCAGCTCACGACGTTCGGGATCGGCGCATCGCTGTCCGAGCCCGAATGGCGCGCGATTTTCCGGCAGCTCGTCGCGTACGGCTATCTGGCCGTCGATCATGGCGGCTTCGGCGCGCTGGTGCTGACCGAGGCCGCGAAGCCCGTGCTGAAAAACGAGGAGAAGGTCACGCTGCGCCGCTACGTGAAGCCGCAGCGCACGCGCCAGTCGTCGAGCCGCAGCGGCACGCGCGTCGACCCGACGGCCGGCATGGGTACGCGCGAGCGCGCGCGGTGGGACGCGCTGCGCGCGTGGCGCGCGGAAACCGCCAAGACCGACGGCGTGCCGGCCTACGTGATCTTCCACGACGCGACGCTCGCGGAAATCGCGCGCAACGCGCCGGAGTCGATCGACGACCTGCGCCACATCCCCGGCATGGGCGTACGCAAGCTCGAACGCTTCGGCGACGAGATCATCGACGTCGTCGAATCGGCCTGA
- the rpoC gene encoding DNA-directed RNA polymerase subunit beta' — MKALLDLFKQVQQEEVFDAIKIGLASPDKIRSWSFGEVKKPETINYRTFKPERDGLFCAKIFGPIKDYECLCGKYKRLKHRGVICEKCGVEVTLAKVRRERMGHIELASPVAHIWFLKSLPSRLGMVLDMTLRDIERVLYFEAYVVIEPGMTPLKARQIMTEEDYYNKVEEYGDEFRAEMGAEGVRELLRAINIDEQVETLRTELKNTGSEAKIKKYAKRLKVLEAFQRSGIKPEWMILEVLPVLPPELRPLVPLDGGRFATSDLNDLYRRVINRNNRLKRLLELKAPEIIVRNEKRMLQEAVDSLLDNGRRGKAMTGANKRPLKSLADMIKGKGGRFRQNLLGKRVDYSGRSVIVVGPTLKLHQCGLPKLMALELFKPFIFNKLEVMGVATTIKAAKKEVENQTPVVWDILEEVIREHPVMLNRAPTLHRLGIQAFEPVLIEGKAIQLHPLVCAAFNADFDGDQMAVHVPLSLEAQMEARTLMLASNNVLFPANGDPSIVPSQDIVLGLYYATREAINGKGEGLSFTGVSEAIRAYENKEVELASRVNVRITEMVRNEDTSEGAPQFVPKISLYATTVGRAILSEILPHGLPFSVLNKPLKKKEISRLINTAFRKCGLRATVVFADQLMQSGFRLATRAGISICVDDMLVPPQKETIVGDAAKKVKEYDRQYMSGLVTAQERYNNVVDIWSATSEAVGKAMMEQLSTEPVTDRDGNETRQESFNSIYMMADSGARGSAVQIRQLAGMRGLMAKPDGSIIETPITANFREGLNVLQYFISTHGARKGLADTALKTANSGYLTRRLVDVTQDLVVVEDDCGTSNGVAMKALVEGGEVVEALRDRILGRVAVADVVNPETQETVYESGMLLDETAVEEIERLGIDEVRVRTPLTCETRYGLCAACYGRDLGRGSLVNVGEAVGVIAAQSIGEPGTQLTMRTFHIGGAASRAAVASSVEAKSNGIVRFTATMRYVTNAKGEQIVISRSGEALITDDFGRERERHKVPYGATLLQLDGATIKAGTQLATWDPMTRPIITEYGGTVKFENVEEGVTVAKQIDDVTGLSTLVVIDVKRRGSQASKSVRPQVKLLDANGDEVKIPGTEHAVQIGFQVGALITVKDGQQVQVGEVLARIPTEAQKTRDITGGLPRVAELFEARSPKDAGILAEVTGTTSFGKDTKGKQRLVITDLEGNQHEFLIAKEKQVLVHDAQVVNKGEMIVDGPADPHDILRLQGIEALSRYIVDEVQDVYRLQGVKINDKHIEVIVRQMLRRVQITDNGDTRFIPGEQVERSDMLDENDRMIAEDKRPASYDNVLLGITKASLSTDSFISAASFQETTRVLTEAAIMGKRDDLRGLKENVIVGRLIPAGTGLAFHKARKAKESSDRERFDQIAAEEAFDFGTPSAPAEEPQQHPTAE; from the coding sequence ATGAAAGCTCTGCTCGATCTATTCAAGCAAGTCCAACAGGAAGAAGTTTTCGACGCGATCAAGATCGGTCTGGCCTCGCCGGACAAGATCCGTTCGTGGTCGTTCGGTGAAGTGAAGAAGCCGGAGACCATCAACTACCGTACGTTCAAGCCGGAACGCGATGGTCTCTTCTGCGCGAAGATCTTCGGGCCGATCAAGGACTACGAGTGCCTGTGCGGCAAGTACAAGCGCCTGAAGCATCGCGGCGTGATCTGCGAGAAGTGCGGCGTCGAAGTCACGTTGGCGAAGGTGCGTCGCGAGCGCATGGGCCACATCGAGCTCGCCTCGCCGGTTGCGCACATCTGGTTCCTGAAGTCGCTGCCGTCGCGTCTGGGCATGGTGCTCGACATGACGCTGCGCGACATCGAACGCGTGCTGTACTTCGAAGCGTACGTGGTGATCGAACCGGGCATGACGCCGCTGAAGGCGCGGCAGATCATGACCGAAGAGGATTACTACAACAAGGTCGAGGAATACGGCGACGAATTCCGTGCCGAGATGGGCGCGGAAGGCGTGCGTGAACTGCTGCGCGCGATCAACATCGACGAGCAGGTCGAGACGCTGCGCACCGAGCTGAAGAACACCGGCTCGGAAGCGAAGATCAAGAAGTACGCGAAGCGCCTGAAGGTCCTCGAGGCATTCCAGCGCTCGGGCATCAAGCCCGAGTGGATGATCCTCGAAGTGCTGCCGGTGCTGCCGCCGGAACTGCGTCCGCTCGTGCCGCTGGACGGCGGCCGTTTCGCGACGTCGGACCTGAACGACCTGTATCGCCGCGTGATCAACCGTAACAACCGGTTGAAGCGTCTGCTCGAGCTGAAGGCACCTGAAATCATCGTCCGCAACGAAAAGCGGATGCTGCAGGAAGCCGTCGACTCGCTGCTCGACAACGGTCGTCGCGGCAAGGCGATGACGGGCGCGAACAAGCGTCCGCTGAAGTCGCTCGCCGACATGATCAAGGGTAAGGGCGGTCGTTTCCGTCAGAACCTGCTGGGCAAGCGCGTCGACTACTCGGGCCGTTCGGTCATCGTGGTCGGCCCGACGCTGAAGCTGCACCAGTGCGGTCTGCCGAAGCTGATGGCGCTCGAGCTGTTCAAGCCGTTCATCTTCAACAAGCTGGAAGTGATGGGCGTCGCGACGACCATCAAGGCTGCGAAGAAGGAAGTCGAGAACCAGACGCCGGTGGTGTGGGACATCCTCGAAGAGGTGATCCGCGAGCACCCGGTGATGCTGAACCGTGCGCCGACGCTGCACCGTCTCGGTATCCAGGCGTTCGAGCCCGTGCTGATCGAAGGCAAGGCAATTCAGCTGCACCCGCTCGTCTGCGCGGCGTTCAACGCCGACTTCGACGGTGACCAGATGGCCGTTCACGTGCCGCTGTCGCTCGAAGCGCAGATGGAAGCGCGTACGCTGATGCTGGCGTCGAACAACGTGCTGTTCCCGGCCAACGGCGATCCGTCGATCGTGCCGTCGCAGGATATCGTGCTGGGTCTGTACTACGCGACCCGCGAAGCGATCAACGGCAAGGGCGAAGGCCTGTCGTTCACCGGCGTGTCGGAAGCGATCCGCGCGTACGAGAACAAGGAAGTCGAGCTCGCATCGCGCGTCAACGTGCGAATCACCGAAATGGTCCGCAACGAGGACACGTCGGAAGGCGCGCCGCAGTTCGTGCCGAAGATCTCGTTGTACGCGACGACCGTCGGCCGCGCGATCCTGTCGGAGATCCTGCCGCACGGCCTGCCGTTCTCGGTGCTGAACAAGCCGCTGAAGAAGAAGGAAATCTCGCGCCTGATCAACACGGCGTTCCGCAAGTGCGGTCTGCGCGCGACGGTGGTGTTTGCCGACCAGCTGATGCAGTCGGGTTTCCGTCTCGCGACGCGCGCCGGTATTTCGATCTGCGTGGACGACATGCTCGTGCCGCCGCAGAAGGAAACGATCGTCGGCGACGCCGCGAAGAAGGTGAAGGAGTACGACCGCCAGTACATGTCGGGTCTCGTCACCGCGCAGGAACGCTACAACAACGTGGTCGACATCTGGTCGGCAACGTCGGAAGCGGTCGGCAAGGCGATGATGGAGCAGTTGTCGACGGAACCGGTGACGGACCGCGACGGCAACGAGACGCGCCAGGAGTCGTTCAACTCGATCTACATGATGGCCGACTCGGGCGCCCGGGGTTCGGCGGTTCAGATTCGTCAGCTGGCCGGTATGCGAGGCCTGATGGCGAAGCCGGACGGCTCGATTATCGAGACGCCGATTACCGCGAACTTCCGCGAAGGCCTGAACGTGTTGCAGTACTTCATCTCGACCCACGGTGCACGTAAGGGTCTGGCTGATACGGCACTGAAGACCGCGAACTCGGGTTACCTGACGCGTCGTCTCGTCGACGTCACGCAGGATCTGGTGGTGGTGGAAGACGATTGCGGTACGTCGAACGGCGTCGCGATGAAGGCGCTGGTCGAAGGCGGTGAAGTCGTCGAAGCGCTGCGCGACCGTATCCTCGGCCGCGTCGCGGTCGCGGACGTCGTGAACCCGGAAACGCAGGAAACGGTGTACGAATCGGGCATGCTGCTCGACGAAACGGCGGTCGAGGAAATCGAACGCCTCGGCATCGACGAAGTGCGCGTGCGCACGCCGCTGACCTGCGAAACGCGCTACGGCCTGTGCGCAGCCTGCTACGGCCGTGACCTCGGCCGCGGCTCGCTCGTGAACGTCGGTGAAGCAGTCGGCGTGATCGCGGCACAGTCGATCGGTGAACCGGGCACGCAGCTGACGATGCGTACGTTCCACATCGGTGGTGCGGCATCGCGTGCGGCAGTGGCGTCGTCGGTCGAAGCGAAGAGCAACGGTATCGTGCGTTTCACGGCGACGATGCGTTACGTCACCAACGCGAAGGGCGAGCAGATCGTCATCTCGCGTTCGGGCGAAGCGCTGATCACCGACGATTTCGGTCGCGAGCGCGAGCGTCACAAAGTGCCGTACGGCGCGACGCTGCTGCAGCTCGACGGCGCGACGATCAAGGCCGGCACGCAGCTGGCGACGTGGGATCCGATGACGCGTCCGATCATCACCGAGTACGGTGGTACGGTGAAGTTCGAGAACGTCGAGGAAGGTGTGACCGTCGCGAAGCAGATCGACGACGTGACCGGCCTGTCGACGCTGGTCGTGATCGACGTGAAGCGTCGTGGTTCGCAAGCTTCGAAGAGCGTGCGTCCGCAGGTGAAACTGCTCGACGCGAACGGCGACGAAGTGAAGATCCCGGGCACGGAACACGCAGTGCAGATCGGCTTCCAGGTCGGCGCACTGATCACCGTGAAGGACGGCCAGCAGGTGCAGGTGGGTGAAGTGCTCGCACGTATCCCGACCGAAGCGCAGAAGACGCGTGACATTACCGGCGGTCTGCCGCGGGTGGCGGAACTGTTCGAAGCGCGTTCGCCGAAGGATGCCGGCATTCTCGCGGAAGTCACCGGTACGACGTCGTTCGGTAAGGACACGAAGGGCAAGCAGCGTCTCGTCATCACGGACCTCGAAGGCAATCAGCACGAGTTCCTGATCGCGAAGGAAAAGCAGGTTCTGGTTCACGATGCACAGGTCGTCAACAAGGGCGAAATGATCGTGGACGGTCCGGCCGATCCGCACGACATCCTGCGTCTGCAGGGTATCGAGGCGCTGTCGCGCTACATCGTCGACGAAGTGCAGGACGTGTATCGTCTGCAGGGCGTGAAGATCAACGACAAGCACATCGAGGTGATCGTTCGCCAGATGCTGCGTCGTGTGCAGATCACCGACAACGGTGATACGCGCTTCATCCCGGGCGAACAGGTCGAGCGTTCCGACATGCTGGACGAGAACGATCGCATGATCGCCGAGGACAAGCGTCCGGCTTCGTACGACAACGTGCTGCTCGGTATCACGAAGGCATCGCTGTCGACCGACTCGTTCATCTCCGCGGCATCGTTCCAGGAAACGACCCGCGTGCTGACCGAAGCGGCGATCATGGGCAAGCGCGACGATCTGCGTGGCCTGAAGGAAAACGTGATCGTCGGCCGTCTGATTCCGGCCGGTACGGGTCTCGCGTTCCACAAGGCGCGCAAGGCGAAGGAATCGTCGGATCGCGAGCGTTTCGACCAGATCGCAGCGGAAGAGGCATTCGACTTCGGCACGCCGAGCGCGCCGGCAGAAGAGCCGCAGCAACACCCGACGGCCGAGTAA